In Hippoglossus stenolepis isolate QCI-W04-F060 chromosome 5, HSTE1.2, whole genome shotgun sequence, one genomic interval encodes:
- the cnot1 gene encoding CCR4-NOT transcription complex subunit 1 isoform X2, with amino-acid sequence MNLDSLSLALSQISYLVDNLIKKNYRASQQEIQHIVNRHGPEADRHLLRCLFSHVDFSGDGKSSGKDFHQTQFLIQECVSLISKPNFISTLCYAIDNPLHYQKSLKPSAHLFTQLSKVLKLSKVQEVIFGLALLNSSNTDLRGFAAQFVKQKLPDLLRSYVDADLGGNQEGGFQDIAIEVLHLLLSHLLFGQKGASGVGQEQIDAFLKTLCRDFPQERCPVVLAPLLYPEKRDILMDRILPDSGELAKTMMESSLSEFMQEVGYGFCASVDECRNIILQYGVREVTASQVARVLGMMARTHSGLTDGIPLQSISAPGSGIWSDGKDKNDGSQAHTWNVEVLIDVVKEVNPSLNFKEVTYELDHAGFSIRDSKGLQIVVYGIQRGLGIEVFPVDLIYRPWKHAEGQLSFIQHSLMSPEVFCFADYPCHNVATDILKAPPEDDNREIATWKSLDLVESLLRLSEVGQYEQVKQLFSFPIKLCPDMLVLALLQISTSWHTLRHELISTLMPIFLGNHPNSAIILHYAWHGQGQSPSIRQLIMHSMAEWYMRGEQYDQAKLSRILDVAQDLKSLSMLLNGTPFAFVIDLAALASRREYLKLDKWLTDKIREHGEPFIQACVTFLKRRCPSIMGGLAPDKDQPKSAQLPPETLATMLACLQSCAGSVSQELSETILTMVANCSNVMNKARQPPPGVMPKGRAPSTSSLDAISPVQMDPLSGMGSLNLGGTATSHTQSMQGFPTSLSSAFSNPQSPAKAFPPLSNPNPSTPFGGIGSLSSQLPGMDSGPLSTGISSSIGASLGMPTVSTDPFGTRKMSTPGLNPPTFQQTDLSQVWPEANQHFSKEIDDEANSYFQRIYNHPPHPTMSVDEVLEMLQRFKDSTIKREREVFNCMLRNLFEEYRFFPQYPDKELHITACLFGGIIEKGLVTYMALGLALRYVLEALRKPYGSKMYYFGIAALDRFKNRLKDYPQYCQHLASIAHFLQFPHHLQEYIEYGQQSRDPPVKMQGSITTPGSLALAQVQAQSQSQPPGGPKAPQPGPPSTLVTPSTTTTTAAKTTTITRPTPSTFKKDVPPSINTTNIDTLLVATDQNERIVEPPENVQEKIAFIFNNLSQSNMTQKVEELKETVKDEFMPWVSQYLVMKRVSIEPNFHSLYSNFLDTLKNPEFVKMVLNETYRNIKVLLTSDKAAANFSDRSLLKNLGHWLGMITLAKNKPILYTDLEVKSLLLEAYVKGQQELLYVVPFVAKVLESSLRSMVFRPQNPWTMAIMNVLAELHQEHDLKLNLKFEIEVLCKNLSLDINDLKPGTLLKDKDKLKCLEEQLSAPKKEAKPPEELLPVSTTVFCPTGDFVPFAAPPSTPAATTTACTTTGPPTPQFSYHDINVYALAGLAPHININVNIPLLQAHPQLKQCVRQSVERAVQELVHPVVDRSIKIAMTTCEQIIRKDFALDSEESRMRVAAHHMMRNLTAGMAMITCREPLLMSIATNLKNSFAAALRAPTPQQREMMEEAAARIAQDNCELACCFIQKTAVEKAGPEMDKRLATEFELRKHARQEGRRYCDPVVLTYQAERMPEQIRLKVGGVDPKQLAVYEEFARNVPGFLPSNDLSQPTGFLAQPMKQQAWATDDVAQIYDKCMADLEQHLHAIPPALAMNPLTQSLRSLLEAVALARNSRDGIAALGLLQKAVEGLLDATSGADADLLLRYRECHLLVLKALQDGRAYGPQWCNKQITRCLIECRDEYKYNVEAVELLIRNHLVNMQQYDLHLAQSMENGLHYMAVAFAMQLVKLLLVDERSVSHVTEADLFHTIETLMRTCAHSRANAPEGLPQLMDVVRSNYEAMIDRAHGGPNFMMHSGISQASEYDDPPGLREKAEYLLREWVNLYHSAAAGRDSTKAFSAFVGQMHGQGILKTDDLITRFFRLCTEMCVEISYRAQAEQQHNPAASAAIIRAKCYHNLDAFVRLIALLVKHSGEATNTVTKINLLNKVLGIVVGVLIQDHDVRQTEFQQLPYHRIFIMLLLELNAPEHVLETINFQTLTAFCNTFHILRPTKAPGFVYAWLELISHRIFIARMLAHTPQQKGWPMYAQLLIDLFKYLAPFLRNVELNKPMQILYKGTLRVLLVLLHDFPEFLCDYHYGFCDVIPPNCIQLRNLILSAFPRNMRLPDPFTPNLKVDMLSEINIAPRILTNFTGVMPSQFKKDLDSYLKTRSPVTFLSELRSNLQVSNEPGNRYNIQLINALVLYVGTQAIAHIHNKGSTPSMSTITHSAHMDIFQNLAVDLDTEGRYLFLNAIANQLRYPNSHTHYFSCTMLYLFAEANTEAIQEQITRVLLERLIVNRPHPWGLLITFIELIKNPAFKFWSHDFVHCAPEIEKLFQSVAQCCMGQKQAQQVMEGTSAS; translated from the exons GTTATATTTGGACTTGCTTTGCTCAATTCCAGCAACACAGACCTTCGCGGCTTTG cTGCACAGTTCGTCAAGCAGAAACTTCCAGATCTCCTGCGGTCATACGTTGACGCTGATCTCGGAGGAAACCAGGAAGGTGGCTTCCAAGACATTGCCATAGAGGTCTTGCACCTACTGCTCTCCCATCTTCTGTTTGGCCAGAAGGGAGCCAGTGGGGTAGGGCAAGAGCAGATTGACGCCTTCCTCAAGACACTTTGCCGAG ATTTCCCCCAGGAGCGCTGCCCTGTGGTGCTCGCACCACTGCTGTACCCTGAAAAACGGGACATTCTCATGGACAGGATCCTACCAGACTCGGGGGAGTTGGCTAAGACCATGATGGAGAGTTCTCTCTCAGAATTCATGCAAGAAGTTGGCTATGGCTTCTGTGCAAG TGTGGATGAGTGCAGAAATATAATCCTCCAATatggggtgagagaggtgaCGGCCAGCCAGGTAGCCAGGGTCCTAGGCATGATGGCTCGCACCCACTCTGGCCTAACTGATGGCATCCCCCTACAG TCCATCTCTGCTCCAGGTAGTGGTATCTGGAGTGATGGTAAGGATAAGAACGACGGCTCGCAGGCCCACACGTGGAATGTCGAGGTTCTCATCGACGTTGTCAAAGAAGTT AATCCCAGCCTTAACTTCAAAGAGGTGACGTACGAACTGGACCACGCAGGGTTTTCAATCCGTGACAGTAAAGGCCTGCAAATTGTGGTGTACGGCATTCAGAGGGGATTGGGCATTGAGGTGTTCCCTGTCGATCTCATCTATCGGCCATGGAAACACGCAGAGGGACAG ctGTCGTTCATTCAACACTCCTTGATGagtccagaagtgttttgttttgctgactACCCCTGTCACAATGTGGCCACGGACATCCTTAAGGCACCACCAGAGGATGACAACCGGGAGATTGCCACATG GAAAAGTCTGGACCTGGTTGAGAGCCTGCTCAGGCTGTCCGAGGTGGGCCAGTACGAGCAGGTGAAGCAGTTGTTCAGCTTCCCAATCAAACTCTGCCCCGACATGTTGGTGTTGGCATTACTGCAGATCTCCACCTCCTGGCACACACTGCGCCATGAGCTCATCTCGACCCTAATGCCCATCTTTCTGGGCAACCACCCCAACTCTGCCATTATCCTGCACTACGCCTGGCATGGACAG GGACAGTCTCCATCCATCCGTCAGTTAATAATGCATTCGATGGCTGAGTGGTACATGAGAGGGGAGCAGTATGACCAAGCCAAGCTGTCTCGCATCCTGGACGTGGCCCAGGACTTGAAG tctCTATCGATGCTGCTGAATGGTACTCCATTTGCCTTTGTTATTGACCTCGCTGCACTTGCCTCGCGCCGTGAATACCTCAAACTTGATAAATGGCTGACTGACAAAATCAGAGAGCATGGG GAACCGTTTATCCAGGCGTGTGTGACATTCCTAAAGAGGCGCTGCCCATCCATTATGGGGGGTCTGGCCCCTGATAAGGACCAGCCCAAAAGTGCCCAGCTTCCGCCTGAGACCTTAGCCACAATGCTGGCCTGCCTGCAGTCCTGTGCTGG GAGTGTGTCCCAGGAGTTGTCGGAGACTATCCTCACGATGGTCGCCAACTGCAGCAATGTGATGAATAAAGCTCGGCAGCCACCACCAGGGGTGATGCCCAAGGGACGTGCCCCCAGCACCAGCAGCCTGGATGCCATCTCACCTGTACAG ATGGACCCTCTATCTGGCATGGGTTCCTTGAACTTAGGGGGCACAGccacctcacacactcagagcaTGCAAGGTTTCCCCACCTCACTGAGTTCAGCTTTTAGTAATCCCCAGTCCCCAGCTAAGGCCTTCCCCCCACTGTCCAACCCCAACCCCAGCACACCATTTGGGGGAATTGGCAGTCTGTCCTCACAGCTCCCTGGTATGGACTCTG GTCCCTTGAGCACAGGCATCAGCTCTAGCATTGGCGCTAGCCTGGGGATGCCAACTGTAAGCACTGACCCGTTTGGCACCAGGAAGATGAGCACACCAGGCTTGAATCCACCTACCTTTCAGCAGA CTGACCTTTCTCAGGTGTGGCCCGAGGCAAACCAGCACTTTAGCAAAGAGATAGACGATGAGGCAAACAGTTACTTCCAGCGCATCTACAACCACCCACCTCACCCGACCATGTCCGTGGATGAA GTACTCGAGATGCTGCAGAGGTTCAAGGATTCAACCATCAAGCGGGAGCGAGAGGTCTTCAACTGCATGCTTCGGAACTTGTTTGAGGAATACCGGTTCTTCCCCCAGTACCCAGACAAGGAGCTGCACATCACTGCCTGCCTTTTTGGTGGAATTATCGAGAAGGGTCTCGTCACCTACATGGCCCTTGGCTTAGCCCTCCGATATGTCCTTGAAGCCTTAAGAAAACCCTATGGATCCAAAATGTATTACTTTGGAATAGCTGCCCTAGATAGGTTCAAAAACAG ACTAAAGGACTATCCTCAGTATTGTCAACACTTGGCTTCAATTGCCCACTTCTTGCAGTTTCCCCACCATTTACAAGAG TATATCGAGTATGGCCAACAGTCACGGGACCCTCCGGTGAAGATGCAAGGCTCCATCACCACACCTGGTAGTCTGGCACTGGCACAAGTTCAAGCCCAGTCCCAATCGCAGCCACCTGGTGGCCCTAAAGCCCCACAACCAGGTCCGCCCAGCACCCTCGTCACCCCCTCCACGactacaaccacagcagcaAAGACCACCACAATTACAAGACCAACGCCCAGCACCTTCAAGAAGGATGTGCCG CCCTCCATAAACACTACCAACATTGACACACTGCTGGTGGCGACTGACCAAAACGAAAGAATTGTAGagcctccagagaatgtccaggAGAAGATCGCTTTTATCTTCAACAACCTGTCCCAGTCCAACATGACACAGAAG GTGGAGGAGTTGAAAGAGACTGTGAAGGATGAGTTTAtgccctgggtgtctcagtaCCTCGTGATGAAGCGTGTCAGCATTGAGCCCAACTTCCACAGTCTGTACTCCAACTTTCTGGACACTCTCAAGAACCCAGAGTTTGTCAAGATGGTCCTCAATGAGACTTACAGGAACATCAAG GTGCTCTTGACCTCGGACAAGGCAGCTGCCAATTTCTCTGATCGCTCCCTGCTGAAGAATCTGGGCCACTGGTTGGGGATGATAACACTGGCTAAGAACAAGCCCATCCTCTATACA GATCTGGAAGTCAAGTCTCTGCTACTAGAAGCCTACGTGAAAGGCCAGCAGGAATTACTCTATGTGGTTCCCTTTGTGGCGAAGGTTTTGGAATCTAGTCTGCGGAGCATG GTTTTCAGGCCCCAGAATCCCTGGACTATGGCCATCATGAATGTCCTTGCTGAGCTTCATCAGGAACATGACCTCAAG cttaaCTTAAAGTTTGAAATTGAAGTTCTGTGTAAGAACTTGTCTCTGGACATAAATGACCTGAAGCCTGGAACCCTCCTGAAGGACAAGGACAAGCTGAAGTGTCTAGAGGAGCAACTTTCTGCACCAAAGAAGGAGGCAAAACCCCCAGAGGAGTTGCTACCAGTCTCTACCACAG TCTTTTGTCCAACAGGGGACTTTGTCCCATTCGCAGCTCCTCCCTCAACCCCAGCTGCCACCACCACCGCCTGCACAACCACTGGGCCCCCGACCCCACAGTTCAGTTACCATGACATCAATGTGTACGCCTTGGCTGGCCTGGCTCCACACATCAATATAAATGTCAAT ATCCCTCTGCTACAGGCCCATCCTCAGTTGAAGCAGTGTGTACGGCAATCAGTAGAGCGAGCCGTCCAGGAGCTAGTGCATCCTGTGGTTGATCGCTCTATTAAAATTGCTATGACAACCTGTGAGCAGATCATCAGGAAGGACTTTGCCCTGGATTCAGAGGAGTCCCGCATGCGGGTCGCTGCCCATCATATGATGAGAAACCTGACCGCTGGCATGGCCATGATCACCTGCCGCGAGCCGCTGCTCATGAGCATCGCCACCAACCTGAAGAACAgttttgctgctgctctcagg GCACCAACCCCACAACAAAGGGAAATGATGGAAGAGGCTGCTGCTCGGATCGCTCAAGACAACTGTGAATTAGCTTGTTGTTTCATTCAGAAAACGGCTGTGGAGAAGGCTGGTCCTGAAATGGACAAGAGACTGGCCACG GAGTTTGAGCTGAGGAAGCACGCACGCCAGGAGGGACGGCGTTATTGTGATCCGGTTGTCCTGACTTACCAAGCTGAACGTATGCCCGAGCAGATAAGACTCAAG GTGGGAGGAGTGGACCCGAAGCAACTGGCTGTGTATGAGGAGTTTGCCAGAAATGTTCCCGGTTTCCTCCCCAGTAATGATCTCTCACAACCCACTGGCTTCCTGGCTCAGCCCATGAAG caacagGCATGGGCCACAGACGATGTGGCTCAGATCTACGATAAGTGCATGGCAGACTTAGAGCAACATCTTCATGCTATCCCCCCCGCCCTCGCCATGAACCCCTTGACCCAGTCCCTGCGCAGCCTGCTGGAGGCAGTGGCTTTGGCACGGAACTCCAGGGACGGCATCGCCGCACTTGGCCTCCTGCAGAAG GCTGTTGAAGGTCTTCTAGATGCCACTAGTGGGGCTGATGCCGACCTGCTGCTCCGCTACAGAGAGTGCCACCTGCTGGTGCTCAAAGCCCTGCAGGACGGACGTGCCTATGGACCACAGTGGTGCAATAAGCAGATCACCAG GTGTCTGATAGAATGCCGTGATGAGTACAAATACAACGTAGAAGCTGTTGAGCTTCTGATCAGGAACCATCTTGTGAATATGCAGCAGTATGACTTACACCTGGCACAG tcTATGGAAAATGGATTGCACTACATGGCAGTTGCGTTCGCCATGCAGTtagtgaagctgctgctcgtAGATGAACGCAGTGTCAGCCATGTCACAGAGGCTGACCTCTTCCACACCATTGAGACTTTGATGAGGACTTGTGCACACTCCAGAGCCAACGCACCTGAGGG tcttccccagcTCATGGATGTTGTCCGCTCCAATTACGAAGCCATGATTGACCGGGCCCACGGTGGACCCAACTTTATGATGCACTCTGGGATTTCACAGGCTTCAGAATACGACGATCCCCCAGGCCTGAGGGAGAAGGCGGAGTACCTCTTGAGGGAATGGGTGAACCTGTatcactcagctgctgctggcaGGGACAGTACCAAAGCATTCTCTGCCTTTGTTGGCCAG ATGCACGGACAGGGAATCTTAAAGACTGATGACCTGATCACAAGGTTCTTTCGGCTGtgcacagaaatgtgtgtggAGATCAGCTATCGGGCAcaagctgagcagcagcacaaccCAGCAGCCAGCGCAGCCATCATCAGAGCCAAGTGTTACCACAACCTGGATGCCTTTGTGAGGCTGATAGCCCTGCTGGTCAAACACTCTGGAGAGGCCACCAACACAGTGACAAAGATCAACCTCCTCAACAAG GTGCTGGGTATCGTTGTTGGGGTGTTGATCCAGGACCATGATGTCCGTCAGACAGAATTCCAACAGCTGCCATACCACCGCATTTTCATCATGCTGCTGTTGGAGCTCAATGCTCCTGAACACGTCCTTGAGACCATCAACTTCCAGACACTCACTGCCTTCTG CAATACCTTCCACATCCTGAGACCCACCAAGGCCCCTGGCTTTGTGTACGCCTGGCTGGAACTCATCTCCCATCGCATCTTCATTGCCAGAATGCTCGCGCACACACCACAGCAGAAG GGTTGGCCCATGTACGCACAGCTGCTGATTGATCTCTTCAAGTACCTGGCACCTTTCCTGAGGAATGTAGAACTCAACAAACCTATGCAAATCCTCTACAAG GGTACACTGCGAGTGCTCCTGGTCCTGCTGCACGACTTCCCAGAGTTCCTGTGTGACTATCACTACGGCTTCTGTGACGTTATTCCACCCAACTGCATCCAGCTCCGCAACCTCATCCTCAGTGCCTTCCCACGCAACATGAGGCTCCCGGACCCGTTCACACCCAATCTCAAG GTGGACATGCTGAGTGAGATCAACATCGCTCCCCGTATCCTCACCAACTTCACGGGCGTCATGCCTTCCCAGTTCAAGAAGGACCTGGACTCGTATCTGAAGACCCGATCACCAGTCACTTTCCTCTCAGAGCTGCGCAGCAACCTGCAG GTGTCCAATGAGCCAGGAAATCGCTACAACATCCAGCTGATCAATGCTCTCGTGCTGTACGTAGGCACACAGGCCATCGCTCACATCCACAACAAGGGCAGCACGCCCTCCATGAGCACCATCACTCACTCTGCACACATGGACATCTTCCAGAACCTGGCCGTGGACCTGGACACTGAGG GGCGTTACCTGTTCTTGAACGCGATCGCAAATCAGCTGCGTTACCCCAACAGTCACACCCACTACTTCAGCTGCACCATGCTCTACCTGTTTGCTGAAGCCAACACAGAGGCCATCCAAGAGCAGATCACCAG GGTTCTGCTGGAGAGGCTGATCGTGAACAGGCCTCACCCCTGGGGTCTCCTCATCACCTTCATCGAGCTGATCAAGAATCCTGCCTTCAAGTTCTGGAGCCACGACTTTGTGCACTGTGCCCCTGAGATTGAAAA GCTGTTCCAGTCCGTAGCCCAGTGCTGCATGGGACAGAAGCAGGCCCAGCAGGTGATGGAAGGCACCAGTGCCAGCTAG